From the genome of Armatimonadota bacterium:
TGACCGCGGCCTGCGCGGTCCGTTTGCCGCTCCGCGTCTGCAGTATCCACAGGCGGCCGCGCTCGATCGTGAACTCGAGGTCCTGCACCTCCCTGTAGTGCCGCTCGAGCATCTCGCAGACACCCAGGAACTCCTCGTAGGCCCGCGGAAGGTCCTTGGCCAGCTCGGCGATCGGCTTGGGGTTGCGGATGCCCGCGACCACGTCCTCGCCCTGCGCATTTATCAGGTACTCGCCGAAAACGCCCCGGCTTCCGGTTGCCGGGTTGCGGGTGAACGCCACGCCGGTCCCGGAGTCGGAGCCCATGTTGCCGAAGACCATGGCCTGCACGTTCACGGCCGTACCCAGGTCGTGGGAGATCCCGTGGAAGTTGCGGTAGTCAATCGCCCGCTTGCCCTGCCAGGAGTCGAACACCGCCAGGATCGCCATCCGGAGTTGCTCGCGCGGATCCTGCGGGAACTCGGTGCCATGCTCGGACTTTATCAGGCGGCGGAAAGCATCGGCGATGCCGCGGAGGTCCTCCGCCCCAAGGGCCGTATCCTCAGCCACTCGCCTGCGCGCCTTGGCGCGTTGGATTATGTGCTCGAACTTCTCGCCCGGGATACCCAGGACGGTCTTGCCGAACATCTGGATGAGCCGGCGGTAGGCGTCGCGGACGAACCGTTCGTTACCCGTCAGCCGGATCAAGCCATCCAGGGTTCTGTCGTTGAGGCCCAGGTTGAGGACCGTGTCCATCATGCCGGGCATGCTGAAAAGCGCGCCCGACCGCACCGAAACTAGCAACGGGTTAGAGGGATCTCCAAAGCGCTTGCCCAGCTTCTCCTCGAGGGCGCCCATCTGCGCCCATACCTCGTCGAGAAGCCCTGCAGGGATCTTCCGCCCCGTCCGCATGTACTCCACGCAGGCCTTTGTGTTGATGGTGAACCCGGGCGGAACCGGCAGCCCCACGCGACACATCTCGGCCAGCCCCGCGCCCTTGCCGCCCAGCAACTCGCGCATCGAAGCGTCGCCTTCCTCGAAGAGCTGCGTCCACCGAAACCCGGTGGCCGCGGCCTTACTTGCTGCTGCCATCTACCCTCACTCCCTTCTAGATCACGAGCAGGCTGAAGTCGGCGATCCTCCTGAAGCTGCCGGACACCCTTTCAAGCAGGGCCAGGCGGTTCTCGCGGAGCACCGGATCGGGCGCGTTCACGAGCACCTTGTCGAAGAAAGCGTCTATTGGATCTGCCAGGGCAGCGATCTCCGCCAGGGCAAGCGTGTAGTGCTTGGAATCCGCGGCCTCCGTCAGCCTTGGATGAATCCTGCGCCAGGCACCGTGGAGCTCGATCTCCGCCGGCTCGACGAGGAGCTCCTCCCGAAACGCCATTGGAACACGCGCGCCGGCGCTTTCGGCGTCAAAGACGTGCCCGGCCTGGATCAGGATGCGGTGTACCCTCAGGTAGCCCGTGGCCAGCAGCGACATCGCGGGCTGCGAGCGGAACTCGTGCAGGGAGCGTGCCCGGGCGATGAGATCAGGAACGTCATCGGCGCCCACCGCGGCCACCGCGTTGATGGTATCGTAGGCGATTCCATCGTCGGCCAGCATGCCCTGGAGCCGTGCTCGCACGATCCTGAGGCAGGTCTCCACGGCCTGACCGCGGGCCTCATCCGGCGCGTCGAACGTCAGGACGGCCTGGTCGAAGAGCCGTCGCAGGGAGATCGGAAGCCCCACCTCCCGGAGGACGGCCGCGAGCCCGGCCGCGGCCCGCCGAAGGCCGTGGGGATCCTGGGAACCGCTGGGCTCGAGCCCGGCCAGTACGGCACCGGCCAGCAGCACCGCGCGGTCGGTCACCGAGAGCAGCGCCCCGGGTAGCGTGCGCGGCAGGTCCGCACCCGCGGCCCTTGGATCGTAGTGCTCCAGGATGGCAGCCGCGACTCCTGCGGTCTCGCCCCTCTCCTTCGCGTAGATGCCCCCGATAGTGCCCTGCAGCTCCGGAAACTCCCGCACGAGGGACGTTGTCAGATCGGCCTTGCACAGCTCCGCGGCGCGATCCAGCGTGCGGCGGTCGCTCTCCGAGACGCCGGCGGCGCCAGCCAGCCATCCGGCGAGGCGGCGCACCCGTGTCACGTGATCGGCCACCGTACCCAGCCCTGCGATGTGGGCGACGCGGGCCAGCGCCTCGTTCCACTGCCCGAAGCCACCTCTGCGGTCTTCCTCAAGGAAGAACCGTGCGTCCTGGAGCCGTGCCTTCACCACCCACTCGTGGCCGGTGCGCACCGTGTCCAGGTGGGAGTTCCCACCGTCCCGAACCGCGACGAACGCAGGCATCAGTGTGCCCGAGCCATCCACAATGCCGAAACACTTCTGATGGTGCTGCAGTGTCACCAGGACAACTACGGGCGGCAACGCGGCAACAAGAGTCGGCTCAAACGTCCCAAGCACCGGGGTGGGATGCTCGGTGGACCACACCAGCTCCTCGAGGAGCGCCGGATCAAGCACGGGCCGGCCGCCGATGCGCTCGGCCAACGCTGCGGCGCCGTCGGCTATGCGGGCGCGCCGCTCCTGTTCGGACAGCACGATGTGCGCCTGGCCCACGACGTCTTCGTATACGGCCGCCTCCGTGATGGTTGCTGGCCCAGGAGAGAGAAAGCGGTGCCCGATGGTGCGCCGTCCCGCCCGGATGCCGGCGATCTCCAGCGGGATGACCCTTCCGTCCAAGAGGGCGGCCACCCACCTTATGGGACGGCCGAAGCGGAATCCGTGTGCCGCCCACCGCATCGTCTTGGGAAACGATAGACCCGCCACCAGGCGCGGCAGCAGTTCGCCAAGGACATCCGGGGCCGGGCGTCCGGCCTCCTGCACCTCGGCGACCACGTACCGGCCGCCCTCGATCTCAAGCACCCTTAGTGATTCTGCTGGAACTCCCTGAGACTTTGCGAATCCCTGTGCCGCCTGTGTGGGCTGGCCTGCCGCATCGTACGCAACCCTGGCCGCGGGGCCTCGTACCTGGGCGACGAGGTCTCGCTGCCAGGAGCTCAGGCCGTCTACGGTCAGCACCAGCCGGCGCAGCGTACCGGTGGCTTGTACCCGCCCGGCATCCAGCCGCGCTTCCTCCAGCGCGGCCGTCGCGCCGCGCTGGAGCTGCTCCAGCGCAGGACGCACCGCCGCCGGCGGAAGCTCCTCGGTCCCGATCTCCAGGAGAAGCCGGGCTGTGGAAGGCCGCGCCAGGGTGGATCGCTTAGCCACCTCGCGACTCCTCTGAGTCTGCCGCCGTGAGCAGCCGTAGATAGGCGGAGGCGCATGCCCGGGCCAGCGCGCGCGTCCGGCTCATCAGCTCGACTCGCTGGGCCACACCAATCGCGCCCCGGGAGCCGAGCAGGTTGAAGAGATGGGAGCACTTGAGCACCGCGTCGTACGCCGGCAGGACCAACGGGATCTCGAGCAGACGGCGGGCATCGGCCTCGTGCGCCTCGAACAGGGCGCGCAGCGTCGTGGGATCCCCGTGCTCGAACCCGTACGCCGAGTGCTGCCGTTCCTCCTCGCGGCGAAGCGACCCGTAGGTCACGCCTGGAGCCCAGACAAGATCGAAGACGGATGCCTTGCGCTGTAGGAACATGGCCAGCCGTTCCAGGCCGTAGGTCAGCTCGACCGAGATGACATCCAGGTCGAGCCCTCCCATCTGCTGGAAGTAGGTGAACTGCGTGATCTCCTGCCCGTCCAGAAACACCTGCCAGCCAACACCCCACGCGCCCAGCGTGGGGGCCTCCCAGTCGTCTTCGAGGAAGCGAACATCGTGATGGTCGAGCCGCAGACCCAGCCGCTCCAGACTGGCCAGGTAAAGCGTCTGGACCCGATCGGGCGCGGGCTTGAGGATCACCTGGTACTGGTAGTGCTTGTACAACCGGTTGGGGTTCTCGCCGTAGCGTCCGTCCGCGGGCCGCCGGCTGGGCTGAACGTACGCCACCCGCCAGGGTCGGGGCCCCAGGGTGCGGAGGAACGTGGCCGGATGCAGCGTGCCGGCGCCTACCTCAACATCGTACGCTTCCTCCAGCACGCAGCCCTCCCGTGCCCAGAACCGATCCAGAGCGAGGGTCATCTCCTGGAAGTTGAGCGCCTGCGTGCGCTTGGCCATTGGCATGCACAGAAAGGGAGCCCCGTCTCAGGGACGGAGGCTCCGCGGTTCCACCCTGATTCCCTCGGCGGCCTGATGCCCCGGGCGCGGCTGATTGGAATACTCCGCCATTTTATCAACCGCGCTGTATCGGGTCAACGCACCTAGCCGATGCCCAGCGGCTCCTCTTCACGAGAGCACCGGCGAATTGAGGGAACCGGGAGGGCCGAAACCACAGCGGCTGCGGCGAACGCCACAAGCCCGGCAACTGCCCATGACACGGGCAACTCGATCACGTCCGACTCCGTCTTGAGGCGCACGACGGACGCTGCCCCGGGCTGGACCACGCCGCGGGCTTCGGCCAGGGCGGCGCCCAGGTCAATGATCGCCCGCCGCGCCCGGTCGAGATCAATGTCCATGCGGATACCTCCTCTCTACTGGGTCGCTCAACCACGCTGACTATACCACAGAGAGCGCTCGGACGACCGCGGGAGATCGCAATCGGGTCTCCCAGCACGTCTCCGCGTAGCCAAACAGTAACCCGGCCACGGCCGACCGCACCGCGGACGCGGGCGCCAGGCGGCGGACCGCAGGCGGCCGCGCATCCAGCAGGAACCGCAGGAGGGCGAGCGCGGCCGGGGCCACAGGGATCGCCCGCGGATCCGTGGACGCGCAGGTCGCGTGCACGCACCCGCCCAGCGCGCTGCTCCAGACGGCGGCTCCGCGCAGGCGCTGGCCACAGGCCGGGCAGCGACTCACCGTGGGGCGGTGGCCCGTCAGCGCGAGCAACCTGGCGGCAAACCACAGGCCCGCGCACTCGTGGCCGCCTTCCAGCAGGGTCAGGGCATCGCGCAGCAACCCGTAGACCTCGGGGTGCGGATTCCGCTCCGCAAGGGCGCGGTCCGCCATCTCCAGCACCACGGCCACGGATCCCATGCGCTCGAGGTCGTTCCGAAGAGCGACATGGGCGTCGAGCACCTCCACCTGGGAGACCACGTCGAGCGTGCGGCCTTCCGCCACCAGCGCGCGAAATCGAGTCGGAGGTTCCAGGCGGCCGCCCAGCCGGCTGCGCGGACGCCGCGCTCCCCTGGCGGCGAGCACCAGCTTGCCCCTGTCCCGGGAAAGAACCGTGACGAGCCGGTCCGCCTCCCCCAGGTTGCGACGGCGCAGGACAACGGCCTCTATCTTGTAAAGGCCCATGCCTCAGAAGCTCTTGACGAGCAGTATCACGGTCAACAGCACTAGCAGCGTGGTAGTCGTGCCGGCGATGAGGTTGGCGCCAGCGCCGTTTACCCGGCTCCCCATGAGGCGCCGGTCGTTTACGAGGCGCAGGATGATCACGAGCACCGCCGGCAAGAGGATGCCGTTGAGCGCCTGCGACGCGATCATTACCGGAACGAGGGGCAGTCCCGGCCAAAGGACGACGAGCGCGCCGCCGGCCAGCACCGCGAGGAACAGGCCGTAGAATATGGGCGCCTGTGAAAAGGAGCGATCCAGTCCGGCCTCCCACCCGAAGGCCTCGCACACCGCATAGGCGGTGGACAACGGAATGATCGCAACCGAGAAGACGGCGGCATTGAGAAGACCCAGGGCAAACAGTAGGGAAGCGTACTCACCGGCCAGCGGCGCCAGCGCGCGCGCGGCGTCCTCGGCCTGTTCTACCTGGATGCCGTGGGGGAAGAGCGTGGCAGCCGTGGCGACGATTATCGAGCCCGCGACCAGCACGGTGATTAGCGCACCCAGCGTCAGGTCCACGCGCTCCAGCCGGAGATCGTCCGCGGTCAACCCCTTGTCCACCACCGATGCCTGATGGTAGAACTGCATCCACGGCGCTATGGTCGTGCCTATCAAGGCGACCAGCAAGAAGGCATAGTCGGGCTCGGGCCTCCAGGCGGGCACCACCGCGGAGCGCAGCGCCACGCCCCAGTCGGGGCGGGCCAGCACCGCGGAGACGGCGTACAGCAAGTACATGGCCGACGCGCCCAGGAATATGCGCTCCACCAGCCGGTAGCCTCCGCGCAGCACAAGGACGGCCACCGCCACGGTCACGATCGGGACGCCGACCATGCGCGGCAGCCGGAAGATCTCAAGGCTGCCAGCCACGCCCGCGAAGTTTCCTATCGTGTTGGCCGCGTTCGCCAGCAACAGCGAGCCCATGATCGCCGCGGCCGCGCGAACCCCAAACTGCTCGCGTATCAGGTCGGCCAGTCCCATGCCGGTCACCGCGCCCATGCGCGCGGCCATCTCCTGGACCACTATCAGGGCGATCAGGGCAACCGGAAGGGACCAGAGCAGGGCGTATCCGAAGTGGGCCCCGGCGGTCGAGTACGTGGCGATGCCGTTGGCATCGTTGTCCACGGCCGCGGTTATGATCCCGGGACCCGCCACCGTGAGGAACAGCGCCAGGCCCATCCAGCGCCGTCTGAGCCAGAGCAAGCCCGCCTACCCCCGCCGAAGCCTTCTGAGCCGTTCCAGGCGTCGCGGCATTCGCCCGCCCAGGCGCTCGGCCAGGAGATCCATGATGTCGTCCACCAGAACGGTGCCGAGGAGGCGGTCCTCGGTGTCCACCACCGGTACTGCCAGGAGATCGTACTTGATCAGCAGCGCCGCGGCCGCCTCGTCGCTCTCGTCGGAGCGCACGGCTATCACCTCACGTGAGGTGATCTCGACCACAGGGGTCTGCGGGTCCGCGATAAGTAGTCCCCTCAGCGAGAGGACACCGGCCAACCTTCCGGCGGCGTCAACCACGTACATGTAGTAGATGGACTCAGCGTCAGGGGCCACCTCGCGGAGGTGGGCAATCGCCTGCCCCGCTGAGAAGGAGTCCGGTATGGCGATGAAGTTGGGCGTCATGCGCCCGCCAGCCGAAGTCGGCGGGTAGGCGAGCAGCCGGGTGACCTCTGCACCGGCCTCGGGCTCCATACGGACGATCAGGTCCGAGGCGGTCTCCGCCGGAAGCTCGGCCAGTACGTCCGCGGCCTCGTCGGGCTCCATCTCCTCTAGGATGTCCGAGGCCCGCTCCGCCGGTAGCGACCGCAGGATGTTGGCCTGTACCTCTGGCTCGGCCGCTTCGAGCACCTCGGCCGCGTCCTCCTGGCTCAGGGCGGACATGACCTCCATGCGCTCTTCCCTGTCCATCTCTGTGAGCAGCTCTGCGAGATCGGCCGGGTGGATTGCCTCCAGGCGTTCCCTGGAGATGTGCAGCTTCAGGGGTGTAACCGGCCCGCCCAGCGCGGCCACGACGGTCCACGGCAAGGCCTGGTCGGCGAGCGGGCGCCCCAGCCGGCGCATCACGGAGCGGACAGCGCTCTCGGCGCCCAGGCGGCGCAGAAGACCGCTCAGCCCCACGTCCACGCCGGTCAGGTAGAGCTCACCATCGCCAGAGGTGAGAAACAGGTCGTTGACCTTCACGATCCGTAGGCCGTGGGTGTCCACAACCTGCTTGTCCAGCAGGGCTTCCCTCAAGGGGATCTCGTCGGGTTGCAGGGGGCGCGGGCTGAGGGCGGCCCGTACCGCGGCCAACGTGATCGTGGGTTCCAGTCCGCGGACCGCGCTCCAGGGAATCAGCGCGACGCGAGGGCGATCTACATCAAGCAGCAGGCCGACAATGCGCGGGCGTGTCGGATGTACCTCTGCGGCCAAGTCTGCCAGGCGCCCAAGCACGAAGCCGTCGGCATCCTGCACCCGCCTGCCCAGCAAGCGGCTGAAGGGCATGGATGTGACGTGCAAGGGGAGGCTCCTGCGTGGCTTCGTCTGCGCTCATGGAACACCCCACTCGGCCTTTGACTAAATATACGGGCAGCCGTAGAGGATCGTCAAGAAAGGGCGACCGCGCTTCGCACGCGGACAGCGGGCTACCGAGGGCCGAGGTGGGAGGAATCGAAGGGGATGCTCAGCAGGTCGTCCAGGTGGAAGACCCGGGGTGCGCCTCTGGGCCCGGCCACGATAACCTCCCGGACCCCAAACTCGTGCATCACCTGCCGGCAGGCACCGCAGGGCATGGCAGCCCGGGCGTCCGTGACGACGGCCACCGCGCGCATCCTGCGGTGCCCCTCGGCAATCGCCCGGTGGATCGCGACGCGCTCGGCGCACAGTGACAGCCCGTACGACGCGTTCTCCACGTTGCAACCCGAGATCACCGCCCCGGACGCGGTCAGTACCGAGGCACCCACGGCGTAGCGAGAGTAGGGCGAGTAGGCGCGCCGGCGGGCCGCCCGCGCAGCGCGCACCATCTCCCTGAGCACGGGCCCCGATGGACCCCGCGGGCCCGGCCGGGACTTTGACCGGCTCACTCGAACCTGCCCTCGGGGGGGCTGGCGTTCGCGGCATAGGGCGGGGTAACGATGCCCGCTGAGACAACAAGCTTCAGCGCGTCCTCCACGCTCATCTCCAGGGGCGTGACCTGGTTCTCGGGCACCAGGCAGAGGAAACCCGTTGTGGGGTTCGGCGTGGTGACCACGAAGACGTTGATCACGCGCTGGGCCGTCTTCTCCTGCGCCTCGCCTCGCGTTTCGCCGGTGACGAACCCGATCGTGTAGATGCCTTGACGCGGCCATTCCACCAGCACGGCCTGCCGGAACGCCCCGCGTTTCTGCAGCAGGAGCGCGTCACTGATCTGCTTGGTGGCCGAGTAGACGGTCCTGGCCAGTGGTATCCGCATCATGAACCCATCGAACACCCGCACGATGCGGCTCCCGATGATGTTGCTGGCCAGCGTGCCCGTCACGAGGATCAGCAGGATCCCTGCCACCAGGCCCAGCCCCGGGATCCGAGTCCCAAACAGATAGGTGAAGACCGGACCCAGCAGGCTGTCGAGGAAGCGGAAGAGGGCCAGCAGGACAAACACGGTGACGCCCGCGGGCAGAACCACCAGGAGTCCCGCAACCAGGTGCCTCTGAAAGTGGTGTCGCATCAATCTTCGGGCTCTGCGCTGGGAGCGATCCTTGTGATCCTGACCTGCTCGATGCGGTGGCCATCCACGCGCTCGACCCTGAGTTCCACGCCGTCAAACGTGACCCGCTCTCCCTGCGTAGGCATGTGCCCGAGCAGGCTGTACACGAATCCGCCCAGAGAGTCCACCTCGCCCACGGGCAACTCCAAGTCGAGCGCGGCGTTGACCTCTTCGATGTGCAGGCGACCGTCCACCAGCGCCACGCCGTCGCTGTGCACGGTGATCGGCGCCTCCTCCTTGTCGTACTCGTCCCGGATCGGCCCCACGATCTCCTCTAGGAGGTCCTCTATGGTGACCAGCCCGGCCGTGCCCCCGTACTCGTCCACCGCGATCGCCATGTGCACCTGCTCTCGGCGCATCTCGCGGAACAGATCATCCAGCCGCTTGCTGTCAGGAACGAAGTAGGCCGGCCGCGTGAAATCGCGCACTGTTCCTTCCAGGCGACCGTCCTTGAATCCCGAGAGCAGGTCCTTCACGTGCACCAGGCCGACGATGTGATCCACGGTATCGTGGTAGACCGGGACCCGCGAGTGTGCGTGAGTGCGGACGACGTCCAGGATCGCCTCGATCGGGTCATCGGCCTCGACACAAACCATGTCCACGCGCGGTACCATCACCTCACGCACGACGGTGTCACCGAGCTCGATGATAGAGTGGATCATCTCGCTCTCGTCCTGCTCGAGGACCCCCTGCTCCTCTCCCATGCGGACCAGGATCTGGATCTCTTCCTCGGTCACCATCGGCGCGTCGGGACGCACGCGCCCTCCCAGCGGCCGTGCCAGTACGTTCGTCAGGAACGACAGGACGCGGTTGACCGGCGCGAGCAGCGCCGAGAACCATGCGACCGGGCGGGCGGCCAGCAGGGAGAACCGATCGGCGTGATGGGCCGCGATAGTCTTGGGGGTGATCTCTGCGAACAACAGCACCGCCAGCGTGACAGCGGCGAAGGCGTAGACCGGGCCACGTTCCGGCCCCAGCCACCTGACCAGGGCGGTTGTGGCGACGACCGCCGTTGCCATGTTGACTATGTTGTTGCCTATCAGAAGGGTCGAGAGGAGCCGGGCTGGATTGTCCAGCAGGCCCAGCGCGGCCCTGGCCCGGGAGTTGCCATCCTCCTTGAGGTGACGCAGTTTGAGGCGGTTGGCCGCAAACAGAGCCGTCTCGGATCCCGAGAAGAAGGCCGAGAGGAGAAGCAGAAGGCCCAGGAGCAGCAGTTCGATCGCATAACTTGACGCGTCCAAGGGAAGTTGTGCCTGCCTTTTTGGCCGGGCGGCAGCCGGATCTCCTAGATTATATCACAGACCTACCGCCGCGAACCGGCCTGCCAGAGGGCCAGGGTCGCGCAGGTCAGCACACCAAGCAGCACAACCACCCGGCCGGCGAATAGGGCGTCGGCCCTTCCCATCCCGACCGCGGTCGCCACGGGTGGCCCCAGGGTGACCACGCCCACGATCGCGGCGCCTATCGCGGCAACCAGCACGGCCGCCGCGCTCATGTCCTTCGCCCGCCCGCCCAGTGAATCGTGCCGGCCGCCGACGTGCATGTCCACCACCGCCTCCACCGCGGTGTTCAACAGCTCGACGGCCATCACGCCGGCCATCGCGACGATGAGAACGGTGGTCTCCGCGGCCGGCAGCTCCAGCCACATCACAGCGGCAGACACCGCGCACGCGATGAGAACGTGAATCCGCATGGTCCGTTGGGAGTTCATGGCCGCTACCAGCCCGCGGCCCGCGTACTCGAAGCTCTGCCACAGTGTGTGCCGCATGTTTCAACCCTACCCTCCTGATCCGAAGATCCGCTCCAGGATCTTTCGCTCGAGCGCCCGCATCACTCCGGCGTCTCGCACCGCGTGGTCGTCGTAGCCACGCAGATGGAGAAGGCCGTGCACCAACAGCAGCACCACCTCACGGCGAACCGACCAGCCGGCGTCGCGCGCCTGGGCACGGGCCCGTTCCACAGAGATCACTATCTCCCCAAGCAAGGGGCCGCGCAGGCCCGGCTCTGCTGAATGAGTCCGCGCCGCCGGGGAGGCCGGCTCACCCGGGAATGCCAGCACGTCGGTAGGTCCCCGGTGACCCAGGAACCGGCGGTTGAGCCGGCCGATTGTGGCGTCGTCCACGAGGGCGATCTCAATCTCTGCCCTGCGGGGGCACCGGGTGGCCCTCATCGCCGTCAGGGCCGCCCCCCTGAGCAGGCCTAGGGGAATTGAGTGCCGGACGCCCGCCGCCGCGATGTGGACGCGCATCAAACCACCTCAGCGCGCCTTGGCCGGGCGGTCGCGGCGTCGCCGTGCGAGTTCCCCCTCGAGATCAGGGTACTCCAGGCGCGGGTGCAGCACCCCTGCCAGAATCCGCGCGAACGCAGAGGCGGTCCGGCCCAGGTCGCGAAAGGTCAGGCCGCACTCGTCGAGCTGGCCGTCCTCCAGCTTGTCTCGGATGATCCTGCGCACCACGTCCTCCAGCCGGTCCGGGGTGGGCCGGTTGAGAGACCGGACTGCCGCCTCCGCGGCATCGGCCAGCATCACGACACCCGCCTCTGGAGTCTGCGGCTTGGGTCCCTCGTACCGAAACGCGAACTCGTCCAGGGGATCTCCGCGTTCCAGGGCCTGGTGGTAGAAGTACGTCAGCAGCGCTGTGCCGTGGTGCTGGGGGATGAAGTCGGCCACCGGCTGGGGAAGCCCGTACTCGCGCGCGAGGTCTATCCCGTCCCGGACGTGGGCACTGACCGTGAGCGCCGACAGGCTCGGCGTCATCTTGTCGTGTGGGTTATCTATGCCGACCTGGTTCTCCACGAAGAACGCGGGTCGGCGGAGCTTGCCGATGTCGTGGTAGTAGGTGCCCACGCGGGCCAACAGCGCGTCGGCACCCACGGCCTCGGCCGCGGCCTCGGCCATGTTGGCCACCATGATGCTGTGGTGGTATGTCCCGGGTGCCTCCAGTTGGAGGCGCCGGAGCAATGGGTGCGCCGGGCTGGCCAGCTCCAGGAGCTTGATCGGGGTGATCAATCCAAAGAGCTGCTCCAGGAAGGGAAGGACCCCAACGGCGACGACCGCCGCGAGCAATCCGCTGCCGAAGGCGTAGGCGGCGTTGGTCGCGATGGCAGGGTAGATGGGCAGACCCTCCAGCAGCCCTGTGGCCAGCGCCGCGATCGCGCTGGCCGCGCCCACGAGCAGCCCGGCAGCGCCGAAGTCCGACCGGTGGTTGACCTGACGGCAGGCAAAGACGCCGACCAAGCCGCCGATGAAGACAACCACAACCGTCGGGAACTGCTGCTCGGCGGCTAGGCCAACCAGGATGGCGAAGGCAGCGGACGAGAACAGGGCCGGCCTGGGACGCAGCAGTATGGACAGCAGCATTGCCCCTGCCGGCGCTGGAGCCAGATAGTTGCTGAAACGCGGCGCACCGAAGACCTGCGCAAGGCCCAGCGTGCCTATCGCCACCAGGCTCCAGAGGACCAGGAGCCGGTCGGCTTCCCAGATCTCGCGCTGGTGCT
Proteins encoded in this window:
- a CDS encoding glycine--tRNA ligase subunit beta, translating into MYGCSRRQTQRSREVAKRSTLARPSTARLLLEIGTEELPPAAVRPALEQLQRGATAALEEARLDAGRVQATGTLRRLVLTVDGLSSWQRDLVAQVRGPAARVAYDAAGQPTQAAQGFAKSQGVPAESLRVLEIEGGRYVVAEVQEAGRPAPDVLGELLPRLVAGLSFPKTMRWAAHGFRFGRPIRWVAALLDGRVIPLEIAGIRAGRRTIGHRFLSPGPATITEAAVYEDVVGQAHIVLSEQERRARIADGAAALAERIGGRPVLDPALLEELVWSTEHPTPVLGTFEPTLVAALPPVVVLVTLQHHQKCFGIVDGSGTLMPAFVAVRDGGNSHLDTVRTGHEWVVKARLQDARFFLEEDRRGGFGQWNEALARVAHIAGLGTVADHVTRVRRLAGWLAGAAGVSESDRRTLDRAAELCKADLTTSLVREFPELQGTIGGIYAKERGETAGVAAAILEHYDPRAAGADLPRTLPGALLSVTDRAVLLAGAVLAGLEPSGSQDPHGLRRAAAGLAAVLREVGLPISLRRLFDQAVLTFDAPDEARGQAVETCLRIVRARLQGMLADDGIAYDTINAVAAVGADDVPDLIARARSLHEFRSQPAMSLLATGYLRVHRILIQAGHVFDAESAGARVPMAFREELLVEPAEIELHGAWRRIHPRLTEAADSKHYTLALAEIAALADPIDAFFDKVLVNAPDPVLRENRLALLERVSGSFRRIADFSLLVI
- a CDS encoding glycine--tRNA ligase subunit alpha; its protein translation is MAKRTQALNFQEMTLALDRFWAREGCVLEEAYDVEVGAGTLHPATFLRTLGPRPWRVAYVQPSRRPADGRYGENPNRLYKHYQYQVILKPAPDRVQTLYLASLERLGLRLDHHDVRFLEDDWEAPTLGAWGVGWQVFLDGQEITQFTYFQQMGGLDLDVISVELTYGLERLAMFLQRKASVFDLVWAPGVTYGSLRREEERQHSAYGFEHGDPTTLRALFEAHEADARRLLEIPLVLPAYDAVLKCSHLFNLLGSRGAIGVAQRVELMSRTRALARACASAYLRLLTAADSEESRGG
- the recO gene encoding DNA repair protein RecO produces the protein MGLYKIEAVVLRRRNLGEADRLVTVLSRDRGKLVLAARGARRPRSRLGGRLEPPTRFRALVAEGRTLDVVSQVEVLDAHVALRNDLERMGSVAVVLEMADRALAERNPHPEVYGLLRDALTLLEGGHECAGLWFAARLLALTGHRPTVSRCPACGQRLRGAAVWSSALGGCVHATCASTDPRAIPVAPAALALLRFLLDARPPAVRRLAPASAVRSAVAGLLFGYAETCWETRLRSPAVVRALSVV
- a CDS encoding divalent metal cation transporter; this encodes MGLALFLTVAGPGIITAAVDNDANGIATYSTAGAHFGYALLWSLPVALIALIVVQEMAARMGAVTGMGLADLIREQFGVRAAAAIMGSLLLANAANTIGNFAGVAGSLEIFRLPRMVGVPIVTVAVAVLVLRGGYRLVERIFLGASAMYLLYAVSAVLARPDWGVALRSAVVPAWRPEPDYAFLLVALIGTTIAPWMQFYHQASVVDKGLTADDLRLERVDLTLGALITVLVAGSIIVATAATLFPHGIQVEQAEDAARALAPLAGEYASLLFALGLLNAAVFSVAIIPLSTAYAVCEAFGWEAGLDRSFSQAPIFYGLFLAVLAGGALVVLWPGLPLVPVMIASQALNGILLPAVLVIILRLVNDRRLMGSRVNGAGANLIAGTTTTLLVLLTVILLVKSF
- a CDS encoding magnesium transporter — encoded protein: MPFSRLLGRRVQDADGFVLGRLADLAAEVHPTRPRIVGLLLDVDRPRVALIPWSAVRGLEPTITLAAVRAALSPRPLQPDEIPLREALLDKQVVDTHGLRIVKVNDLFLTSGDGELYLTGVDVGLSGLLRRLGAESAVRSVMRRLGRPLADQALPWTVVAALGGPVTPLKLHISRERLEAIHPADLAELLTEMDREERMEVMSALSQEDAAEVLEAAEPEVQANILRSLPAERASDILEEMEPDEAADVLAELPAETASDLIVRMEPEAGAEVTRLLAYPPTSAGGRMTPNFIAIPDSFSAGQAIAHLREVAPDAESIYYMYVVDAAGRLAGVLSLRGLLIADPQTPVVEITSREVIAVRSDESDEAAAALLIKYDLLAVPVVDTEDRLLGTVLVDDIMDLLAERLGGRMPRRLERLRRLRRG
- the cdd gene encoding cytidine deaminase — its product is MVRAARAARRRAYSPYSRYAVGASVLTASGAVISGCNVENASYGLSLCAERVAIHRAIAEGHRRMRAVAVVTDARAAMPCGACRQVMHEFGVREVIVAGPRGAPRVFHLDDLLSIPFDSSHLGPR
- a CDS encoding DUF502 domain-containing protein; this encodes MRHHFQRHLVAGLLVVLPAGVTVFVLLALFRFLDSLLGPVFTYLFGTRIPGLGLVAGILLILVTGTLASNIIGSRIVRVFDGFMMRIPLARTVYSATKQISDALLLQKRGAFRQAVLVEWPRQGIYTIGFVTGETRGEAQEKTAQRVINVFVVTTPNPTTGFLCLVPENQVTPLEMSVEDALKLVVSAGIVTPPYAANASPPEGRFE
- a CDS encoding HlyC/CorC family transporter; the protein is MDASSYAIELLLLGLLLLLSAFFSGSETALFAANRLKLRHLKEDGNSRARAALGLLDNPARLLSTLLIGNNIVNMATAVVATTALVRWLGPERGPVYAFAAVTLAVLLFAEITPKTIAAHHADRFSLLAARPVAWFSALLAPVNRVLSFLTNVLARPLGGRVRPDAPMVTEEEIQILVRMGEEQGVLEQDESEMIHSIIELGDTVVREVMVPRVDMVCVEADDPIEAILDVVRTHAHSRVPVYHDTVDHIVGLVHVKDLLSGFKDGRLEGTVRDFTRPAYFVPDSKRLDDLFREMRREQVHMAIAVDEYGGTAGLVTIEDLLEEIVGPIRDEYDKEEAPITVHSDGVALVDGRLHIEEVNAALDLELPVGEVDSLGGFVYSLLGHMPTQGERVTFDGVELRVERVDGHRIEQVRITRIAPSAEPED
- a CDS encoding diacylglycerol kinase family protein, encoding MRHTLWQSFEYAGRGLVAAMNSQRTMRIHVLIACAVSAAVMWLELPAAETTVLIVAMAGVMAVELLNTAVEAVVDMHVGGRHDSLGGRAKDMSAAAVLVAAIGAAIVGVVTLGPPVATAVGMGRADALFAGRVVVLLGVLTCATLALWQAGSRR